One window of the Streptomyces sp. ITFR-21 genome contains the following:
- a CDS encoding bifunctional DNA primase/polymerase, with translation MVFTIGSMRAIRDVRRQRAGERNAAGLGVLTGPRTGARRRTLGAVRLIVAEYAGRCGWAVVPGARAARGGGACSCGDTRCRAPGAHPLTFAGEIPAGASPQEAVEAWARVPGAAVLLPVGRSFDVIDVAEAPGRRALVRLERMGLRLGPVLLTPTGRVQFFVAPGAAAELPQLLYRMGWDGTRLDLRCLGSGDHVTAPPSDLAGLGPVRWLREPRPEAAPHPPEARLLLGTLAYVSHRDRTYA, from the coding sequence ATGGTGTTCACGATCGGCAGCATGCGGGCCATCCGGGACGTCCGGCGGCAGCGGGCCGGCGAGCGGAACGCCGCCGGACTCGGGGTGCTCACCGGGCCCCGGACCGGGGCCCGGCGCAGGACGCTCGGGGCGGTCCGCCTCATCGTCGCCGAGTACGCCGGGCGGTGCGGCTGGGCCGTGGTGCCGGGGGCACGGGCCGCCCGCGGCGGCGGCGCCTGCTCGTGCGGGGACACCCGCTGCCGGGCGCCGGGCGCGCATCCGCTGACCTTCGCGGGCGAGATCCCGGCCGGGGCCAGCCCGCAGGAGGCGGTGGAGGCGTGGGCCCGGGTGCCGGGCGCGGCGGTGCTGCTGCCGGTCGGCCGGTCCTTCGACGTCATCGACGTGGCCGAGGCGCCGGGCCGCCGGGCGCTGGTCCGGCTGGAGCGGATGGGGCTGCGGCTCGGCCCGGTCCTGCTCACCCCCACCGGGCGGGTCCAGTTCTTCGTGGCCCCGGGCGCCGCCGCCGAACTCCCCCAGCTGCTCTACCGGATGGGCTGGGACGGCACCCGGCTCGACCTGCGCTGCCTGGGCTCCGGCGACCACGTCACCGCGCCCCCCTCCGACCTCGCGGGCCTGGGCCCGGTCCGCTGGCTGCGCGAGCCCCGCCCCGAGGCGGCCCCGCATCCCCCGGAGGCCCGGCTGCTTCTGGGCACCCTGGCGTACGTGAGCCACCGGGACCGTACGTACGCCTGA
- a CDS encoding sugar porter family MFS transporter, producing MTSTAQAAGTAGHTPPQSGHLGHIVFITAAAAMGGFLFGYDSSVINGAVEAIRDKYHIGSGELAQVIAIALIGCAIGAAVAGRIADRIGRIRCMQIAAVMFTISAVGSALPFALWELALWRIVGGFAIGMASVIGPAYIAEVSPPAYRGRLASFQQAAIVLGIAVSQLVNYAILQGADGDQRGKIIGLEAWQLMLGVMVVPAVVYGLLSFAIPESPRFLLSVGRRQDAKGVLAEVEGGETDIETRMKEIEHAMRREHKASFRDLLGSRFGFLPIVWIGIGLSAFQQLVGINVAFYYSSTLWQSVGINPTSSFFYSFTTSIVNIIGTVIAIVFVDRVGRRPLALIGSAGMVVALALEAWAFSYKSGVTLPNTQGTVALVAAHVFVLFFALSWGVVVWVFLGEMFPNKIRAAALGVAASAQWIANWAITASFPSLAGWNLSGTYIIYTCFAVASIPFVLRFVKETKGKTLEEMG from the coding sequence TTGACCAGTACCGCACAAGCGGCAGGAACGGCGGGCCACACCCCGCCGCAGTCCGGACACCTCGGCCACATCGTCTTCATCACCGCTGCCGCCGCCATGGGCGGCTTCCTCTTCGGCTACGACAGCTCGGTCATCAACGGCGCCGTCGAGGCCATCCGGGACAAGTACCACATCGGCTCCGGCGAGCTGGCGCAGGTCATCGCCATCGCCCTGATCGGCTGCGCGATCGGCGCCGCCGTGGCCGGCCGGATCGCCGACCGCATCGGCCGTATCCGCTGCATGCAGATCGCCGCGGTGATGTTCACGATCAGCGCCGTCGGCTCGGCGCTGCCCTTCGCGCTGTGGGAACTCGCCCTCTGGCGGATCGTCGGCGGTTTCGCGATCGGCATGGCCTCCGTCATCGGCCCGGCCTACATCGCCGAGGTCTCCCCGCCCGCCTACCGCGGCCGGCTCGCCTCCTTCCAGCAGGCCGCCATCGTGCTCGGCATCGCCGTCTCCCAGCTGGTGAACTACGCCATTTTGCAGGGCGCGGACGGCGACCAGCGCGGAAAGATCATCGGCCTGGAGGCATGGCAGCTCATGCTCGGCGTCATGGTCGTCCCCGCGGTGGTCTACGGGCTGCTGTCCTTCGCCATCCCCGAGTCGCCCCGCTTCCTGCTGTCGGTGGGACGCCGCCAGGACGCCAAGGGCGTGCTCGCCGAGGTCGAGGGCGGGGAAACCGATATCGAGACCCGGATGAAGGAGATCGAGCACGCGATGCGCCGTGAGCACAAGGCGAGCTTCCGCGACCTGCTCGGCAGCCGGTTCGGGTTCCTGCCCATCGTCTGGATCGGTATCGGCCTGTCCGCGTTCCAGCAGCTCGTCGGCATCAACGTGGCCTTCTACTACTCCTCCACGCTGTGGCAGTCCGTCGGCATCAATCCGACCAGCTCCTTCTTCTACTCCTTCACCACCTCGATCGTGAACATCATCGGTACGGTGATCGCGATCGTCTTCGTCGACCGCGTCGGCCGCCGCCCGCTGGCCCTGATCGGCTCCGCCGGTATGGTGGTCGCCCTGGCCCTGGAGGCGTGGGCCTTTTCCTACAAGAGCGGCGTCACTCTGCCGAACACCCAGGGCACGGTGGCACTGGTCGCCGCCCACGTCTTCGTGCTGTTCTTCGCCCTGTCCTGGGGTGTCGTGGTGTGGGTCTTCCTCGGTGAGATGTTCCCGAACAAGATCCGCGCCGCCGCACTCGGCGTGGCCGCCTCCGCCCAATGGATCGCCAACTGGGCGATCACCGCGAGTTTCCCGAGCCTGGCGGGCTGGAACCTCTCGGGCACGTACATCATCTATACGTGCTTCGCGGTGGCCTCCATCCCGTTCGTCCTGCGATTCGTGAAGGAGACGAAGGGCAAGACCCTGGAAGAGATGGGTTAA
- a CDS encoding ammonium transporter → MAPAIMTLAADAPKLDTGSTAFMLISAALVMVMTPGLAFFYGGMVRVKSALNMLMMSFISLGIITILWTLYGFGLAFGSGTGFMGGTHWFGMRHIGISELWPGYGIPIYVFAVFQLMFAIITPALISGALADRVKFTAWSLFITLWATVVYFPVAHWVWASDGWLFKKGVIDFAGGTAVHINAGAAALGVILVIGKRKGFKRDPMRPHNLPLVMLGCGLLWFGWFGFNAGSWLGSDGVAAVAFTNTQVATAAAMLGWLIYERLRHGSFTTLGAASGAVSGLVAITPACGSVSPLGAIAVGLIAGVVCAAAVGLKYRFNYDDSLDVVGVHMVGGIIGSLLIGFFATGGVGQTAKGVFYGGGWHQLGLQFIGVGSVLGYSLVCAAILAKLIDVTMGFRVTEDEEITGVDQVLHAETAYDFAGVGSFGTAAGLDSEANASPSKKVDA, encoded by the coding sequence ATGGCACCAGCCATCATGACGCTGGCCGCTGATGCGCCCAAGCTCGATACCGGAAGTACGGCGTTCATGCTGATCAGCGCCGCCCTGGTGATGGTGATGACCCCTGGTCTCGCCTTCTTCTACGGCGGGATGGTGCGGGTCAAGAGCGCCCTGAACATGCTGATGATGAGCTTCATCAGCCTTGGCATCATCACCATTCTCTGGACCCTGTACGGATTCGGGCTCGCCTTCGGATCCGGTACCGGTTTCATGGGTGGCACGCACTGGTTCGGCATGCGCCACATAGGGATCAGCGAACTGTGGCCCGGATACGGCATTCCGATCTACGTATTCGCCGTCTTCCAGTTGATGTTCGCGATCATCACCCCGGCGCTGATCAGCGGCGCCCTTGCCGACCGGGTGAAGTTCACCGCCTGGTCGCTGTTCATCACCCTGTGGGCGACGGTCGTCTACTTCCCGGTCGCGCACTGGGTGTGGGCCTCGGACGGCTGGCTGTTCAAGAAGGGCGTCATCGACTTCGCCGGTGGTACCGCGGTGCACATCAACGCCGGTGCCGCGGCCCTCGGCGTGATCCTCGTCATCGGCAAGCGCAAGGGCTTCAAGCGCGACCCGATGCGCCCGCACAACCTGCCCCTGGTGATGCTCGGCTGCGGTCTGCTGTGGTTCGGCTGGTTCGGCTTCAACGCCGGCTCCTGGCTGGGCTCCGACGGCGTCGCCGCCGTCGCCTTCACCAACACCCAGGTCGCCACGGCCGCCGCGATGCTCGGCTGGCTGATCTACGAGCGCCTGCGGCACGGCTCCTTCACCACCCTGGGCGCCGCCTCCGGCGCGGTCTCCGGCCTGGTCGCCATCACCCCGGCCTGTGGTTCGGTCTCCCCGCTCGGCGCCATCGCGGTCGGCCTCATCGCCGGCGTCGTCTGTGCCGCGGCGGTCGGCCTGAAGTACCGCTTCAACTACGACGACTCGCTCGACGTGGTCGGCGTCCACATGGTCGGCGGCATCATCGGCTCCCTGCTCATCGGCTTCTTCGCCACCGGTGGTGTCGGCCAGACCGCCAAGGGCGTCTTCTACGGCGGCGGCTGGCACCAGCTGGGCCTGCAGTTCATCGGCGTCGGCTCGGTCCTCGGCTACTCCCTGGTGTGTGCCGCGATCCTGGCCAAGCTGATCGACGTGACCATGGGCTTCCGGGTCACCGAGGACGAAGAAATCACGGGCGTCGACCAGGTCCTGCACGCCGAGACCGCCTACGATTTCGCCGGGGTCGGTTCCTTCGGCACGGCGGCCGGTCTCGACAGTGAGGCGAACGCCTCCCCCAGCAAGAAGGTGGACGCGTGA
- a CDS encoding CAP domain-containing protein: MGRHGRLAQPAAPQPGPRGHRGRRRHHPMRTGLLASSAAMAVGAVAASSGLLSGVAGKLPYQGGAGGGTQAAGPVPTVPSGDIPSPLGESTTPAGRGATTPTAPGATTAPGSPSVSAPGGGTSASRPLASPGGSAPAGTATPAAPTPTRTTAAPTTPVVTLAPARTTPATAPASPDAVTAARAQILALVNDQRATAGCKPLTASSALDQLAQSFSDDMAARGFFDHTDPDGRTPWDRAKALGIANLGGENIARGQADAQAVMDAWMNSPGHRANILNCDYTTLGVGIHFAPGGPWWTQDFGF; the protein is encoded by the coding sequence ATGGGGCGACACGGCCGTCTTGCGCAGCCGGCGGCACCGCAGCCCGGCCCCCGCGGTCACCGCGGCCGGCGCAGGCACCACCCGATGCGTACCGGGCTGCTGGCGTCCTCGGCGGCGATGGCGGTCGGCGCGGTGGCCGCCTCCTCCGGGCTGCTGTCCGGGGTGGCGGGCAAGCTGCCGTACCAGGGCGGCGCTGGCGGCGGCACCCAGGCGGCGGGCCCGGTGCCCACCGTGCCCAGCGGCGACATCCCCTCGCCGCTCGGCGAGAGCACCACGCCGGCCGGCCGCGGCGCCACCACTCCCACCGCGCCCGGTGCCACCACCGCACCCGGCAGCCCGTCGGTGAGCGCCCCCGGCGGCGGCACGTCCGCGTCCCGGCCGCTCGCTTCCCCCGGCGGCAGCGCCCCGGCGGGAACGGCCACGCCGGCGGCGCCGACACCCACCCGCACCACCGCGGCCCCCACCACCCCCGTGGTGACGCTCGCCCCGGCCCGTACCACCCCGGCGACCGCTCCCGCCTCCCCCGACGCGGTGACCGCGGCCCGCGCCCAGATCCTCGCCCTGGTCAACGACCAGCGGGCCACCGCCGGCTGCAAGCCGCTGACCGCGAGCTCCGCTCTCGACCAGCTGGCCCAGAGCTTCAGCGACGACATGGCCGCCCGCGGCTTCTTCGACCACACCGACCCCGACGGCCGCACCCCCTGGGACCGCGCCAAGGCCCTGGGCATCGCCAACCTCGGCGGCGAGAACATCGCCCGCGGCCAGGCCGACGCCCAAGCCGTCATGGACGCCTGGATGAACAGCCCCGGCCACCGCGCGAACATCCTCAACTGCGACTACACCACCCTCGGCGTCGGCATCCACTTCGCCCCGGGCGGCCCGTGGTGGACCCAGGACTTCGGCTTCTGA
- a CDS encoding tyrosine-type recombinase/integrase: MAGHIQDRWYKTEISPNGKTVKVKTDRYGTGLRYRARYVGPDGTERSQSFPDKQKRRAEVWLSNVEADMSRGDYVDPVAGKVTFEQYAVKWMATQGTDPSTRESVESRLRLHALPHIGSRPIGSFTPTHLRAWMRLLEDAKLSPAYRRGIFAHVSTVFTAAVEDRIIRVNPCSARSVKAPRLDPRKVKPWPAERVMAVRAALPDQYRAMVEPAAGCGLRQGEVFGLALEDVDFLDGTVHVVRQVKLLRNRPVFAPPKSGKERDVPLPESVAFALAAHLTSFPAREVTLPWRTLDGPPVTATLIFTSAEGLSLNRNRFNDRVWRPAVRSAGVVSGRDNGMHALRHFYASVLLDAGESIKALSEYLGHHDPGFTLRTYTHLMPASETRTRAAVDRVFGVPGSTEDGPDTARGSGQASDLGGSQKPKSWVHHGPPGAKWMPTPRVV; encoded by the coding sequence ATGGCTGGACACATCCAAGACCGCTGGTACAAGACCGAGATTAGTCCCAACGGCAAGACGGTCAAGGTCAAGACTGATCGCTACGGGACGGGTCTCCGCTACCGGGCGCGTTACGTGGGTCCCGATGGGACCGAGCGGAGCCAATCCTTCCCGGACAAGCAGAAGCGTCGGGCGGAGGTGTGGTTGTCCAACGTCGAGGCGGACATGTCCCGTGGCGACTACGTGGACCCGGTTGCCGGGAAGGTGACCTTCGAGCAGTACGCCGTGAAGTGGATGGCGACACAGGGCACGGACCCCTCGACGCGGGAGTCGGTGGAGTCGCGGCTTCGGCTGCATGCGCTTCCGCACATCGGGTCGCGGCCGATCGGCTCGTTCACGCCAACACACCTGCGGGCTTGGATGCGGCTCCTGGAAGACGCCAAGCTGTCGCCTGCGTACAGGCGGGGCATCTTCGCGCACGTCTCAACGGTGTTCACCGCTGCCGTGGAAGACCGCATCATCCGTGTGAATCCATGCAGCGCGCGATCGGTCAAGGCTCCGCGGCTGGATCCTCGGAAGGTGAAGCCCTGGCCGGCCGAGCGTGTGATGGCTGTCCGCGCGGCATTGCCGGACCAGTACCGTGCAATGGTCGAGCCTGCCGCCGGATGCGGGCTGAGACAAGGTGAGGTCTTCGGCCTGGCGCTGGAGGACGTGGACTTTCTAGACGGGACTGTGCACGTGGTGCGGCAAGTAAAGCTGCTCCGGAACCGTCCGGTGTTCGCCCCGCCCAAAAGCGGCAAAGAGCGGGACGTTCCACTGCCGGAATCGGTGGCCTTCGCGCTGGCTGCCCACCTTACGAGCTTCCCCGCCCGGGAGGTCACGCTGCCGTGGCGGACGCTCGATGGGCCCCCGGTCACCGCGACGCTCATATTCACCAGTGCCGAGGGGCTGTCGCTAAACCGGAACCGCTTCAACGATCGGGTATGGCGGCCTGCGGTTCGATCGGCTGGCGTGGTGTCGGGGCGGGACAACGGCATGCACGCGTTGCGGCACTTCTACGCCTCGGTGCTGCTGGACGCGGGGGAGAGCATCAAGGCGCTGAGTGAGTACCTCGGGCACCACGACCCCGGTTTCACGCTGCGGACGTACACGCACCTGATGCCGGCCAGCGAGACGCGTACTCGGGCCGCCGTGGATCGAGTCTTCGGGGTTCCTGGGTCGACGGAAGACGGCCCGGACACGGCCCGGGGGAGTGGGCAAGCTTCTGACCTGGGAGGTTCTCAGAAGCCGAAGTCCTGGGTCCACCACGGGCCGCCCGGGGCGAAGTGGATGCCGACGCCGAGGGTGGTGTAG
- the ftsY gene encoding signal recognition particle-docking protein FtsY, with protein sequence MEIVILVVVIAVVVVLGAGGLVVGSRRKKKQLPPAPPSRPTVTTPPAEPHIGDEAAPPREEPRRTIEEVPLPEATAAPEAAPPVAVEQPEPAAGRLVRLRSRLSRSQNSLGKGLLTLLSRERLDEDTWEAVEDTLITADIGVTPTQELVERLRTRVRVLGARSPEELRALLREELLTLVDPTLDRTLRTGGHEDTPAVVLVVGVNGTGKTTTTGKLARVLVADGRSVVLGAADTFRAAAADQLQTWGERVGARTVRGPEGGDPASVAFDAVKEGIAAGADTVLIDTAGRLHTKTGLMDELGKVKRVVEKHGPVDEVLLVLDATTGQNGLVQARVFAEVVDITGIVLTKLDGTAKGGIVVAVQRELGVPVKLVGLGEGADDLAPFEPEAFVDALIGE encoded by the coding sequence ATGGAAATTGTGATCCTTGTCGTCGTCATCGCCGTGGTCGTGGTTCTCGGGGCCGGCGGGCTGGTGGTCGGCAGCCGCCGCAAGAAGAAGCAGCTGCCGCCCGCGCCGCCGAGCCGCCCGACGGTCACCACCCCGCCCGCCGAACCGCACATCGGGGACGAGGCGGCCCCCCCGCGGGAGGAACCCCGCCGGACCATCGAAGAAGTGCCGCTGCCCGAGGCGACCGCCGCCCCCGAAGCCGCGCCGCCGGTCGCGGTCGAGCAGCCGGAACCGGCCGCCGGGCGGCTCGTCCGGCTGCGGTCCCGGCTCTCCCGGTCGCAGAACTCGCTCGGCAAGGGCCTGCTCACCCTGCTGTCCAGGGAGCGGCTCGACGAGGACACCTGGGAGGCGGTCGAGGACACCCTCATCACCGCCGACATCGGCGTGACGCCCACCCAGGAACTCGTCGAGCGGCTGCGCACCCGGGTGCGGGTGCTGGGCGCCCGCAGCCCGGAGGAGCTGCGGGCGCTGCTGCGCGAGGAACTCCTCACCCTGGTCGACCCGACGCTTGACCGCACCCTGCGCACCGGCGGCCACGAGGACACCCCGGCGGTCGTCCTGGTCGTCGGCGTCAACGGCACCGGCAAGACCACCACCACCGGCAAGCTCGCCCGGGTACTGGTCGCCGACGGCCGCAGCGTGGTGCTCGGCGCGGCCGACACCTTCCGCGCCGCCGCCGCCGACCAGCTCCAGACCTGGGGCGAGCGGGTGGGCGCGCGGACCGTACGCGGGCCGGAGGGCGGCGACCCGGCGTCCGTCGCGTTCGACGCGGTCAAGGAGGGCATCGCCGCGGGCGCCGACACCGTGCTCATCGACACCGCCGGCCGGCTGCACACCAAGACCGGCCTGATGGACGAGCTGGGCAAGGTCAAGCGGGTGGTGGAGAAGCACGGCCCGGTCGACGAGGTACTGCTCGTCCTGGACGCCACCACCGGCCAGAACGGCCTGGTCCAGGCCCGGGTCTTCGCCGAGGTGGTGGACATCACCGGCATCGTCCTCACCAAGCTCGACGGCACCGCCAAGGGCGGCATCGTCGTCGCCGTCCAGCGGGAACTCGGTGTGCCGGTGAAGCTGGTGGGCCTGGGCGAGGGCGCGGACGACCTGGCGCCGTTCGAGCCGGAGGCGTTCGTGGACGCGCTGATCGGCGAGTAG
- a CDS encoding P-II family nitrogen regulator — translation MKLITAVVKPHRLDEIKEALQAFGVHGLTVTEASGYGRQRGHTEVYRGAEYTVDLVPKIRIEVLAEDADADQLIEVIVKAARTGKIGDGKVWSLPVDTAVRVRTGERGPDAL, via the coding sequence GTGAAGCTCATCACCGCGGTCGTCAAGCCGCACCGGCTCGACGAGATCAAGGAAGCCCTCCAGGCGTTCGGCGTCCACGGCCTCACCGTCACCGAGGCCAGCGGCTACGGCCGCCAGCGCGGTCACACCGAGGTCTACCGGGGTGCGGAGTACACCGTCGACCTGGTCCCGAAGATCCGGATCGAGGTCCTCGCCGAGGACGCCGACGCCGACCAGCTCATCGAAGTGATCGTCAAGGCCGCCCGAACCGGCAAGATCGGTGACGGCAAGGTGTGGAGCCTCCCGGTCGACACGGCCGTCCGGGTCCGCACCGGCGAGCGCGGGCCCGACGCGCTCTGA
- the nsdA gene encoding transcriptional repressor NsdA, with amino-acid sequence MGATVEKQPNAQLNSWFMRSGWSKGELARQVNRRARQTGAHHVSTDTSRVRRWLDGEQPREPIPRILSELFSERFGCVVPVEDLGLRSAHQPSAGGGVDLPWTGPQTVQLINEFSRSDLMLGRRGFLGASLALSAGPALLEPMQRWLVPGAPAGPAGGPVSGGARDGGRPSRLSEQELQLLESTAVMFREWDNQCGGGLRRKAVVGQLHEVTDLLQEPHPEPVARRLYRITADLAALAGWMSYDVGLQPTAQKYLVLALHAAREAGDRPLGAFILSSMSRQMIHLERPDDALELIHLAQYGSRDSASATTQAMLHALEARAYANMGQVNKCHRAVRLAEDTFADARPGEDPSWISFFTEAELHAENAHSYRDLAYVAGRSPTYATLAHPEMTKAVEGFRDDRVHQRAYALNLVGMGTVQLLMREPEAAAKFTEEAITVAKRVRSERVSTRIRKTTHIALRDFGDVPAVLGLADRLSEELPEVAESA; translated from the coding sequence GTGGGCGCCACAGTGGAGAAGCAGCCCAACGCGCAGCTGAACTCGTGGTTCATGCGCAGTGGCTGGTCCAAGGGCGAGCTGGCGCGCCAGGTCAACCGCCGGGCCCGCCAGACGGGCGCCCACCACGTCAGCACCGACACCTCCCGGGTACGCCGCTGGCTCGACGGCGAGCAGCCGCGCGAGCCGATCCCGCGCATCCTGTCCGAGCTGTTCTCCGAGCGCTTCGGCTGCGTCGTCCCGGTCGAGGACCTCGGCCTGCGCTCGGCCCACCAGCCGTCGGCCGGCGGCGGCGTCGACCTGCCGTGGACCGGCCCGCAGACCGTCCAGCTGATCAACGAGTTCTCCCGCAGTGACCTCATGCTGGGCCGCCGCGGCTTCCTCGGCGCCTCGCTCGCGCTGTCCGCCGGCCCCGCCCTGCTGGAGCCGATGCAGCGCTGGCTGGTGCCCGGCGCGCCGGCCGGTCCCGCCGGCGGCCCGGTGTCCGGCGGCGCCCGCGACGGCGGCCGGCCGTCCCGGCTGTCCGAGCAGGAGCTCCAACTGCTGGAGTCCACCGCGGTGATGTTCCGCGAGTGGGACAACCAGTGCGGCGGCGGCCTGCGCCGCAAAGCCGTCGTCGGCCAGCTGCACGAGGTCACCGACCTGCTCCAGGAGCCGCATCCCGAGCCCGTGGCCCGCCGGCTGTACCGGATCACCGCCGACCTCGCCGCACTGGCCGGCTGGATGAGCTACGACGTGGGACTGCAACCCACCGCCCAGAAGTACCTGGTGCTCGCGCTGCACGCGGCCAGGGAGGCCGGCGACCGGCCGCTGGGCGCGTTCATCCTGTCCTCGATGAGCCGGCAGATGATCCACCTGGAGCGCCCCGACGACGCCCTGGAGCTCATCCACCTCGCCCAGTACGGCAGCCGCGACTCCGCCAGCGCCACCACCCAGGCCATGCTGCACGCCCTGGAGGCCCGCGCGTACGCCAACATGGGCCAGGTCAACAAGTGCCACCGCGCGGTCCGGCTGGCCGAGGACACCTTCGCCGACGCCCGCCCCGGCGAGGACCCCTCCTGGATCAGCTTCTTCACCGAGGCCGAGCTGCACGCGGAGAACGCCCACTCCTACCGCGACCTCGCCTACGTGGCCGGCCGCAGTCCCACGTACGCCACCTTGGCCCACCCCGAGATGACGAAGGCGGTGGAGGGGTTCCGTGACGACCGGGTGCACCAGCGGGCCTATGCTCTCAACCTGGTCGGCATGGGCACCGTCCAGCTGCTGATGCGGGAGCCGGAAGCAGCGGCCAAGTTCACCGAAGAGGCCATAACCGTCGCCAAACGGGTCCGCTCCGAACGCGTCAGCACCCGCATCCGGAAGACCACCCACATCGCGCTCCGGGACTTCGGCGACGTGCCCGCCGTGCTCGGTCTCGCCGACCGCCTCTCCGAGGAACTCCCCGAAGTCGCCGAGTCCGCCTAG
- a CDS encoding acylphosphatase yields MNENVRLTVWVRGRVQGVGFRWWTRATALEIGGLSGYAGNLGDGRVQVVAEGVRDQCERLLDWLRHGDTPGHVDGVTEIWGTPRGGYEGFEIR; encoded by the coding sequence ATGAACGAAAATGTCCGGCTCACCGTGTGGGTGCGCGGCCGGGTCCAGGGTGTCGGCTTCCGCTGGTGGACCCGCGCCACCGCGTTGGAGATCGGCGGACTGTCCGGCTACGCCGGCAACCTCGGCGACGGCCGGGTCCAGGTCGTGGCGGAGGGGGTCCGCGACCAGTGCGAACGCCTGCTCGACTGGCTCCGGCACGGCGACACGCCCGGTCACGTCGACGGGGTGACCGAAATCTGGGGGACACCGCGCGGTGGATACGAAGGATTCGAGATCCGCTGA
- a CDS encoding helix-turn-helix transcriptional regulator, protein MSRSLPDRYLTPLDLADLLGVPLETVYQWRRKHTGPRGFRVGRHLRYDPEDVRRWISSLMEGAA, encoded by the coding sequence ATGTCCCGCTCGCTTCCCGACCGGTACCTGACCCCGCTGGACCTGGCTGACCTGCTCGGCGTCCCGCTGGAGACCGTGTACCAATGGCGCCGCAAGCACACCGGACCGCGCGGATTCCGCGTCGGCCGCCACCTCCGCTACGACCCCGAAGACGTACGCCGCTGGATCTCCTCACTGATGGAAGGGGCCGCGTAA
- the repSA gene encoding replication initiator protein RepSA produces MAPVAASVGTDPVTMADLLRVANSPGFERWQEQVRRTGGCSDPIHLSGLTVTRDRATGDVLYSYDTAGEPGGRLRVACGNRRASRCPSCAWLYAGDTFHLIRAGLTGDPAKGTPRTVRAHPKVFATLTAPSFGPVHNRPTAGRCRCGTAHTETAPELGTALNPASYDYAGAVLWNNHAGDLWRRFTIYLRRELAARTGMTQSALTDVCRVSFGKVAEFQKRGAVHFHAIVRLDGPAGPEDTPPAWASTGLLGDAIKAAAARVSVPVPAAGDRPALVLRWGAQVDVQPIGTTTTDGEELTEQAVAAYVAKYATKAAETTGTVDRRIGELPELDKLPGLPPHARRLIEACFDLDGDYPERKLAQWAHMLGFRGHFSTKSRHYSTTLGALRQVRADYRARQERHQRGLPDPDDAPEGSTLTLAHWTYAGHGHTPGESWLAATIARDLAASRTAAREARTELEDDWEVAV; encoded by the coding sequence GTGGCCCCCGTGGCTGCCTCGGTCGGCACCGACCCGGTGACCATGGCCGACCTGCTGCGTGTCGCCAACAGCCCCGGTTTCGAGCGGTGGCAGGAGCAGGTGCGCCGTACCGGTGGCTGCTCCGACCCCATCCACCTGTCGGGCCTGACGGTCACCCGCGACCGCGCCACGGGCGATGTCCTGTACTCGTACGACACGGCTGGGGAGCCCGGTGGCCGGTTACGGGTGGCGTGCGGCAACCGCCGTGCCTCGCGCTGCCCCTCGTGCGCCTGGCTCTACGCCGGGGACACCTTCCACCTGATCCGCGCCGGGCTGACCGGCGACCCGGCCAAGGGCACCCCGCGCACCGTACGGGCCCACCCGAAGGTCTTCGCCACCCTCACCGCCCCGTCCTTCGGCCCGGTCCACAACCGCCCCACTGCGGGCCGCTGCCGCTGCGGCACCGCCCACACCGAGACCGCTCCGGAACTGGGCACGGCCCTGAACCCCGCTTCGTACGACTACGCCGGGGCGGTGCTGTGGAACAACCACGCAGGGGACCTGTGGCGCCGCTTCACCATCTACCTGCGCCGGGAACTGGCCGCCCGCACCGGCATGACCCAATCCGCCCTGACCGACGTGTGCCGGGTCTCCTTCGGGAAGGTCGCCGAGTTCCAAAAGCGCGGCGCGGTCCACTTCCACGCCATCGTGCGCCTGGACGGCCCCGCCGGACCTGAGGACACCCCTCCCGCCTGGGCCAGTACCGGCCTGCTCGGTGACGCCATCAAGGCCGCCGCTGCCCGCGTGTCCGTACCCGTCCCGGCCGCCGGGGACCGCCCCGCCCTGGTCCTGCGCTGGGGCGCACAGGTGGACGTCCAGCCCATCGGCACCACCACCACCGACGGCGAGGAACTGACCGAGCAGGCCGTGGCCGCGTACGTGGCCAAGTACGCCACCAAAGCCGCCGAGACCACCGGCACCGTTGACCGCCGCATCGGGGAACTCCCCGAGCTGGACAAGCTGCCCGGCCTGCCCCCGCACGCCCGGCGCCTGATCGAAGCCTGTTTCGACCTCGACGGCGACTACCCCGAACGCAAGCTCGCCCAGTGGGCCCACATGCTCGGCTTCCGCGGGCACTTCTCCACCAAATCCCGCCACTACAGCACGACGCTGGGAGCCCTGCGGCAGGTCCGCGCCGACTACCGGGCCCGCCAGGAACGCCACCAACGGGGCCTGCCCGACCCGGACGACGCACCGGAGGGCTCCACACTCACCCTCGCCCACTGGACCTATGCCGGACACGGCCACACCCCCGGCGAATCCTGGCTCGCCGCCACCATCGCCCGCGACCTCGCCGCCAGCCGAACCGCAGCACGCGAAGCACGCACCGAGTTGGAAGACGACTGGGAGGTGGCTGTCTGA